In Deinococcus psychrotolerans, the genomic window TCTACGACTTGACATAAGGTCAGTTTGATGTTCAGTCAATCTTCCCGCCCAGCCCGCGCCCGCAGCCCCGAAGAAAAACTCGTTCGCAGAGGCGACATTCTTCGCGCCGCCGAACGACTCTGGACCACGACGCCCTACGCCGATCTGAGCATGAACGAAGTGGCCCGCGAAGTGCAGCTCGCCAAAGGAACGCTCTACCTTTATTTTTCCACCAAAGAAGATTTGTTCTTGGCGCTGCTCGCCCAGCATTACCAAGCCTGGTTTAGCGACCTCAATGCCCTGCTCGACGAGCGCCAGCCCAAGCAGCCCGACGAAGTCGCCGACGTGATCGCCCAGAGTTTAAGCAGTCACGAAGCGCTGCGCCGCCTTCAGCTTCTGCTCGGCAGCGTGCTTGAGCGCAGCGAACAGGCGATTGTCTTTCACCAAAAAGTGGTGGCCCTGATGCAGGAGACTGCTCCGAGGCTGCCTTACCCCCACGACCTGGCGATGCGCGTTTTGGTTCACACCGAAGCGCTGTCGGTCGGCTGGCAACACCTGGTCGAAGAAATTCCGGCGCGGCGCAACTTGATGCTCAACCCCGATCTCAAGCCCTTAATGGTCAATTTTGAAGAGGAACTGAAAGTGTCGCTCAGGGCGCTGCTGAACTATTTGCAACCTTAGCCGCTGGCCGCGTCAGGCATGAAAATAGTTTCAGCAAGTGATCTTAACGGCGGATTGGTTTTACAACACGAAAGGGGCTGCTGATTAAGTTCAGCGGCCCCTTTCGTGTTGTCTAGCTTTTGTTTTACTCAGTCTGCATTTTCAAGTCGGCTTTGGCTTTTTCCAAGTACACGGCCACTTGATCGGCGCTCTTGACGTCGCTGAGGTTGATGTAGTGGTGCTGGCCGTCACTGCTATCGGTGCGGGTCAACTTGATGCGGTCGCCGTCGAGGTGATCCACCGTGCCGACGTGCTCGCCGTTGGCGTCCTTGACTTGCAAGTGCTCGGTGATGGAGTCGCGCAGTTCTTGGTCTAGGGCGTTGTCCACTTGGCTCATGTCGTTGTTGGTCATAGCAGCAGGCTACGCCCACAGCCCCCGCTTTTTCATGTGGGCAATGTCAAGGCCACCTTGAGACAGGGCAATTCGTTTCTTGGATGAGCTGCTGGAGGGCGCTCGGGTCGAGCGGTGAGAGGGCCGCGCCGATTCGCTCGGCAAAGTGGAGCGGCGCACCTGCTACGCCCGCTGCCAAAGCCACCGCGCCCTTCTCGTTGGTGATCCACGTCTCGCTCCGCGCACAAAGCGTTTGGGCCAGCGCCATCACCGCCTGATAGGCGCAGCCCTGAGCGTAGTGGGTGTCGCCGCGCTTCAGTCCTTTGGCCGCACCGTAAAGCCAGAAATCCGGTTGCCAGTCGTAGTGGGCAATCAGCGTGGCTTTGAGCGCCGGAGGATAACCGTCCAGCTCGTCTTTGAGGGCCGCAAGGCGGCTGGCCGAATCAAACAGAAGCTGGCCCGCCGCCAATTCCGCCGCGTAATGGTGGCTGTGGATGCCGTGCGGGTGGCCGGGCTGGGCGTGCAGCTTGATGTGGCCTGCCAGCGCGTCTTGCACACTTCGCTCAAGTCGGCCCAGTTCGCGGTAGATGAAATCTACCCGTTGCCCGCCCACCGTCAGCCACGCGCCGCCGTCTACCCACGGCCCCCAGCCGCCAATCGGAGTGGCCTCGGCGGTTCCAGCGTCGTCGAGTTCGCGACACAGGGCATTGAGTGCGGCCAAGTCAAAGGGCTGTTCTTTGCGGTAATACAGCCCCAGATCCCAGTCCGAATCCGGTGGAGTGTTGCCGCGTGCCCGTGAGCCGCCGAGCGTCACGGCCTCCACGCCGGAAAGCTGACCGAGGCGGGCAGCGAGGGTGTGGGCCAGGTCAAGCATTGGTTTGAAATTCCTTTCGCACGGCCATCAAAGCCTTGCCGAGCAGATTCTGGCCCCACTCGGCGCGGTGAAATTCAGCCTCGGCTTCGGCAAAACCGATACCCCAAATCCGGTCAGTGGGCGAGGCCTCTACCAGCTCGGCGTCACCTGTTGCCGCCAGTTCGGCCAAAAGTTTTTGATTCTGTCCAAACTTGAGCTGCAGCATCTCCACGGCAATCGCAGAGCGTTCCCTCTCCCAAACGGCGTTGTCGTAAGGCGTGACCTGCCTGCCCAGCGCTTTGCATTCGGCGGGTGTGTGGGCGGCCAGAATGAGCGCGGGGCGTACTTGGTCGCCAAACAGAGCCGCTTTGCGGGCCATCAGGTATTGCTCGGCCCAGCGGTACACCATGCCGCCACTCTCAAACCTACTCGGATGGAAGTTGGAAAAGGCGTGGGCGGTTTTATAAAAATAAACAGTCGGCGGCATCCGCTCAGTTTGGTGTTTGGACGGCTGAAGTACGTCTGCCACTTGGCTTAGAGCGCTCCCTGAGTGCTTTGGCGCGTTCGCTGGCGGCCCGAGCTTGCTACCATGCAGCTTATGACGCAGGAGAAGACCCAAACCCAGCCCAAACAAGCTCAGCAGAGCGCAGACAAAAAAGCCCAGCAATACGGCGTGACGCCCCAGAGCGTGGATTTCAACGATTGGTACAATGAAGTCGTCAAAAAAGCGGACCTTGCCGACAACAGCCCGGTGGCGGGCGCGATGGTGATGAAACCGTATGGCAGCGCCCTGTGGGAGCGGATCGTCAGGTGGCTGGACGACGAATTCAAAGCCCGCGACCACGAGTCGTTGGTGTTCCCCACGTTGATTCCGATGAGCTTCATCATGAAGGAAGCCGATCACGTGGAGGGATTTGCGCCAGAGCTGTTCACCGTCAACAAAATCGGCACCGAAGTGCTGGCCGAGCCTTATGTGCTGCGTCCCACGTCCGAAACCATCATCGGGCACATGTGGAGCGGCTGGCTCAACTCGTACCGAGATTTGCCGTTTCTCCATTACCAGTGGGGCAGCGTCTTCCGCGCCGAACTGCGCACCAAAGCTTTCCTGCGAACCAGCGAGTTTTACTGGCACGAAGGCCACACCGCCCACGCCAGCGCCGAGGAAGCCCAAGGTGAAGTGCGGATGATTCTGGACTTGTACCACCAATTTTGCCGCGACATTCTGGCCTTGCCGGTGGTGCGCGGCGAGAAGACCGCTTCCGAGCGCTTCGCGGGAGCCACCTCCACCTACAGCATCGAGGGCATGATGCGCGACGGCAAAGCCCTGCAAGCCGGAACCAGCCACTACCTCGGCCAGAAGTTCAGCAAGGCGTTCGGCGTCAAATTCCAGACCCGCGACCAAAAAGAAGAATTTGCCTACACGACCTCGTGGGCGATTTCCAGCCGGATTATTGGAGCGCTGATCATGACCCACGGCGACGACAAAGGGCTGATGATGCCGCCCAATATCGCGCCGACCCAGGTGATCATTATTCCGGTGGGCCGCAAAGACAACTTTGATGAAATGGTGGCCGAGGGCGAGAAACTGGCTGCCGAGCTGCGCTCTCAGGGCGTGCGCGTCAAGGTGGACAAGCGCGACGGCGTGACCAACGGCTTTAAGTACAACGAATGGGAACTCAAGGGCATTCCAGTACGCATCGAACTCGGCCCCCGCGACCTTGAGCAGGGCGTGGTGGTCGTCAAAGACCGCACCAGCGACGACAAAGAGACACTGAGCCGTGAGGAGGCAGTCAGCGGCATTACCGCCCGCTTAGATGCTATCCAAGCTTTCTTGCTCAAGCGGGCCACCGATTTCATGCTCGACAACACCGTGACGGTGGACAGTTACGACGAGTTCAAAGCCGCCATCGAAGCCGGAAAGTGGGTGCGGGCCTTCCACTCTGGCGACCCTGAGAGCGAGCGTCAGATCAAGGAAGACACCAAAGCGACCGCCCGCAACATCCCTTTAGACGACGCCGAATTTTTTGCGGAAAGGGAAGAGGGCGTCTGCGTGCATACCGGCAAGCCCGCCGCTTACGGCAAGCGGGTGATCTTCGGGCGGCAGTATTAGACGCGAGGAGACAAGACTGAGAAGAAGGGAGCGGGCGGCGTCACTGGCGTCCAGCTCCTTTTTTTGAAATTCAAACGGTCATCATCCGTGATTCTTTAGCCTCACTTTGGAGAACCCCGCTCAAGGTTTTGAAAACGAAGCCTTCACTTCCCTTCTACCTGAGCCCCTAAGCTGGGAGAATGTCTGCCGCCTCTATGCCTCCAGTGCGCGTCAATGCCCCTATGCGGCTTTTCTTTTCGTTCGGCCTCGGGGCGGCGGCTTGGGCGCTGTGCGCTTTTGTGCCGTATCCGGCCACCTGGCAAACTCTTCCCTGGGAGCTGCGGGCCTTGGTGGGCTGGCTGGTGTCTGCTGGCACTTACCTGATCTCCTCTTGGCGGCTGATCTACTCGGTCAACGGCGACTGGATTCGGCAGGTCGCCCAGCAAGAAGACAACGGCAAGCGGGCCTCCGGACTCATCGCGGTGGCCACTTCCATCATCAGTTTGGCGGGCGTGATGTTCGCGCTGTCCAAAGCGGGCAGCCTCAAAAACCAGCCGCTGCAAGCCGAGCTGCTGATCGGCGCGGGGCTGCTGAGCGTGGCGCTGTCGTGGCTGGTCATTCAAACGGTGTATCTGTTCCGCTACGCCCACCTCTATTACGAAACGCCCGAAGGCGGCGTGCAGTTTCCCGGCACCCCCGAGCCCGATTATCTCGACTTTGCTTACCTGTCGTTTACCATCGGCATGACGTATCAGGTGTCCGACACTGACCTCGATCAGCGCCCGATGCGGCGGCTGCTGACCGGCCACTCGCTGATTTCTTACGTCTACGGCGTGGTGATTATCGCTCTGGCCATCAGCGCGGTCAGCAGCGTGCTGTCTTAATGCCTTGCTCCTCGATTGTCAGGGGAATGTCAGCTCCGGGCCAGCTTTTTCAAGTCTTCGCGTTCATAAGCCGCTAGAATGCCTTCAGTGACAAGGGAACTTCAGATTGGCAGCCCGGGGCGGCAGTGGCCGTTTAGTCGCGGTTTGGTGGCCGAATCGCTGCTGAACGCGGGCGCGACGCCGGACGAAGCCGCAGCGGTGGCGCGGCGGGTCGAAGCCGAGCTGCGGGCCAGTCGGCGCGGCGCTGTTTCGGCGGTTCAGCTCAAAGCCTTAACGGTGGAGGTGACCCGCGACGTGGGCGGCAGAGCGATGGCGGCGGCGGTTGAGCAGCAGACCGCCGCTTACGAAGACCTGATGGTCATTGCCAAAAAAGGTGAATTGCCTTTTTCGCGTGGGGTGCTGGCCCGCAGCTTGGAAGACACCGGCCTGCTGGGCAGAGAAGCCTACGCGGTGGCCAGCCGCATCGACATCCAGTTGCGCCAGCAGGGCGTCAAAGCGCTGAGCGTGGCCGAGATCGATGACCTGACCGAGCGCACTTTGCAAGAAATGTACGGCGAGCAGCTCAAGCTGACCTACCGTTTCCTGCGCCAAAACCGGGGCAAGTTGGGCGTGATGGGCAGCAGCGGCGACGCACCCGAGCCGTTTTCAAAAGGGATTCTCAGTCAGTCACTGCTGGCCGCTGGTGTGCCGCCCGACTCGGCCCGCAAGGTCGCCCGCGTTACCCAGCGCCAACTGCGCGGCGCGGAAGACCGCTTGGTCGAGCGGCGGATCATTCGGGAGCGGGTCGAGCAACTTCTGGAAGCTGAGGTGGGGCCGGATGTGGCGGCCCGTTACCGCCTGCTGCAAGTTATTCGCCACCCGCCGCGCCCGCTGGTGATTTTGCTCGGCGGCGTCAGCGGCACCGGCAAGAGTTATCTGGCCGCCGAAATCGCTTACCGGCTGGGCATTGCCCGCGTCATCAGCACCGACAGCATCCGCGAGGTGATGCGCTCGATGGTTTCGCCCGCGCTGTTGCCCACCCTGCACGCGTCCACCTTCACGGCTTGGCAAGCGCTGAGCGATCCCAACGAGGTCACGCCGGAGCATCCCAGCACCGAAGTGCTGCTGCTGGGCTTCCGCGAGCAAGTTCAGCAGGTCAGCGTGGGGCTCGACGCGGTGGTGCGCCGCAGCATCGAGGAAGGCATGAGCGTGGTGATGGAAGGGGTACATCTGGTGCCGGGGTACTTGAGTGCGCGTCACGGAGCCATCGTCATTCCGATGCTGATCACCCTGCCCGACCAAAGCGAACACCGCCGCCACTTCGAGTCGCGGGACAAGCAGACCACCCAGAGCCGCCCGCTGCACCGCTACATGCGTTACTTTGAAGAAATCCGGGCCATGCAGGACGACCTTGAGCAGTTGGCGCGGCGGCTGGACGTGCCGATTCTGGACAGCTTGTCGCTCGACGAATCTGCCGATCAAGCTGTGGACGTGGTGATGCGCCGGATCCTGACCGAGCTGACGCCCGAAGAGCGGGTCAGGCTCTTGGGCAACGAGGAACTGAGCTTGGAGCAAACCGACTTGACCAAAGTGGGCGAGGAAATGCAGCGGTAGAGGGCTTTTCCTCACTTCTCAATCTCAGCTTCCCAAAAACCGCCGCAGCTCGTCGATCGAGTGGCTGGTGCCGATCAGTACGAGTTTGTCGTGGGGGCGCAGCTCCTCCTCGGCGCGGGGGGTGATTTCGATGCGCCCGCTTCGGTTGATGGCAATCACCTGCACGCCGAACCTGTTGCTGAGATTGAGGTCTTTGAGGGTGCCGCGCAGCCGCTCATTAGCCTCAATGTCCACGATGGCGTAGTCGCCGCCCAGATCGAGGGTGTCCACAATGTTGGGCGTGGCGATCTGGCGGGCCAGCCGCACGCCCATGTCGTGCTCGGGCCGAATCACGAGGTCCGCGCCGACCCGCTCCAGCACCCGCCGCGCCATTTCGTCGATGGCTTTGCAGACCACGTACTTGGCCCCGAGGCTCTTGGCGTTCATGGTGGCCAAGATGTTGGCCTGCACGTCGGTGCCGATGCCCACGATCACCACGTCGAAGTCCGCCACGCCAATCGAGCGCAGCGCCCGCTCTTCGGTGGCGTCCAAAATGGCGGCGTGCGTCACCAAATTCAGCACCCGCTCGACGTTTTCTTCCTTCTGGTCTACCGCGACGACCTCGTGGCCCATCTCGTAGAGCGTGGTGGCCACCGCCGTGCCGAAGCGGCCCAGACCGATGACGAGGCATTGTTTGGCTTTCATAGCGCGGCGGGGTGGGCGGGAAGGGGTGAGTGGCGGAACGTGGAAGGCTTGAACATTGTGCTCAGTTTAAGCCACCCGGCGTGAACAAAGCTCAGCCGATCAGAATGTCGCGCTCCGGCGGGTACTTGACCGGCTCGCTTTTGACGCGGTTGCCGAACGCCACGGCAAAGGTCAGCGGCCCGATGCGGCCCAAATACATCAGCACCGACACGATTATTTCCTGATTGGCGTTGAGCAGGGTGGTGGCGTTCATGCTCAGGCCCGCCGTGCCGAACGCGCTGACAGTTTCAAAAAACAGGCGTTCAAACGACAAGTTGTTGTCTTTGTTGGCAATCAGCAGCAGCAAAAACCCGGTATTTACCAGGCCCATGCTCAGCAGCCCCACCGTCATGGCCCGCACGATGGTGGCGCGGTCGACCCGCCGCCCAAACACCGCCAGATCGCTGCGCCCGCGCACCAAACTGATGGCGGCCATCATCATCACGAAAAAGGTGCTGGTCTTGATACCGCCGCCCGTCGATCCCGGATTGGCTCCAATAAACATCAAGATGATGGTGATAAATAAACTCGGCTGGCTGATCAAGCTGTAATCCACCGTGTTGAAACCGGCGGTGCGCGGCGTGACGCCCTGAAAAAAGCTGACCAGCAGTTTCTCGCCAAAGGGCAGCGGCCCCAGCGTGCGCGGATTGTTCCAGTCGAACAACAAAAAGCTCAGCATCCCGACGGCCAGCAGCGCCGCCATCACGCTCAGCACGATTTTGCTGTGAACCAAAATGCGCTCGCGGCGGGGACTACGCCAGTGGCCGAGAATATTGATCTGCACGATAAAGCCCATCCCGCCCAGAATAATCAGCCCGCCGATCACCAAATTGATGAGCGGATCGCCGGCAAAGCCCATCAGGTTATCGGGATAAAGGCTGAATCCGGCGTTGTTGTACGCGCTGACCGCGTGAAACAGCGAGAAGTACAGCCCCTTGCCCCAGCCTTCTTTGGGCACGAAGCGCAGAGCCAGCAGCAGCGTGCCGAGCGCTTCGGCGCTGAGGGTAAAGATAAAAATCTGGCGAATCAGGCGCACCACCCCACCTGTGTCGAAGGCCGAAACCTGCTGGGCCAGCCGGACACGCTCGGAGAAATTGATGCGCCGCCCCAGCAAAAAAGCGAACAGGGTGCCGAAGGTGATGATGCCCAGTCCGCCGATTTGGATCAGCGTCAGCATCACCAACTGGCCAAACAAGTTGAAGGTGCTGCCCACATCGACCACCGCCAGTCCGGTGACGCACAGCGCACTGGTGGCCATAAAAAACGACTGCACCAAGCTCAGGCTGTGGCCGCTCTGGTGGGCCAGCGGCGAATACAGCAGCAGCGCTCCCACCACGATGGTCACGGCAAAGGTGAGCGCGATCAGTTGCGGCGGGGTGAATTTGCTGAAGCTGAAGAAGTTGAGGCGCAGTCGGCTGGATGGGCTAAACGGTGAGCGTCGCATGGCTAGGAGAGCGATTCTACACCCCGGGCCACCCCGGTTGGCCGGGTCAGCCGATTGGAATATCGCGCTCGGCGGGGTACTTGATGGCGGTGTTGCCGCGCAGATTGAAGGCCACCGCAAAGGTCAGCGGCCCGATGCGGCCCAGGTACATCAGCGCCGTGAGCAGCAGCAGCCCGGCGGTGTTGATCTGGTGGGTCACGTCGAGGCTCAGGCCGACGGTGGCCGCCGCTGAGATCGCCTCGAACAGCAGCAGTTCAAAGCTGATGTGCCCGTTGGTGGCCATCAGCACGAACAGGGCGCTGAGCAGCAAGCCGGCATAGAGGGTGGTGACAGTTCCGGCCCGCACCACGATGTCGGGTTCGATGCGCCGCCCGAAGACCACCAGCTCACCGCGCCCGCGCACCATGTTCCAGGCCGAGCCGACCAGCACCGCCAGCGTGGTGGTTTTGATGCCGCCGCCAGTCGAGCCGGGACTCGCCCCGATCAGCATCAAGATCATGATGACCAGAATGCTGGCCGGCTGCATCGAGGCGATGTGCAGCGTCGAAAAACCGGCGGAGCGCGGGGTGGCGCTCTGAAATAAGCTGGCCAGCAGTTTGCCGCTTAGTGGCAGCGGCTCCAGGGTTTTGGGATTGTGCCACTCGGTCAGCGCGATCAGCAGCGTGCCCAGCACCAGCAGCAGGCCGGTGACGGTCAGGGTCAGCTTGGTGTAGGTCAGCAGGCGGTTCTGGCGGGGCCGGTGTATGTTCGACAACACGTTGAGCTGTACCAAAAAGCCCAGCCCGCCCAGCACGATCAGCGCCGTGACGGTCAGGCTGATGAGCGGATCGGCGGCGTAGCGGCTGAAATCGCCCAGCACGAATCCGGCGCTGTTGTAAGCGCTGACCGAGTGAAAGAAAGCCGAATACAGCCCCGGCCAGGTGCCCTGCTCCGGCCCGAAACGGGTCCACAGCAGCAGCGTACCGATCAGCTCGGCCACCAGGGTGTAGGTAAAGATTGCCCGGATGAGTGTCAGCACCCCGCCGACGTCCAGCGCCTGCACCTGCTGAGCCAGCTGCATTCGTTCGGAGAAATTGATGCGCCGCCCGCGCAGAAAAGCGAACAGGGTGCCGAAAGTGATGATGCCCACGCCGCCCACCTGAATCAGCAGCAGCAAAATAACTTGCCCGAAGATGCTGAAGGTGCCGGCGGTGTCGGCCACCACCAAGCCGGTGACGCAGATGGCGCTGGTGGCGGTAAACAGCCGCTGAACGAGGCTGAGGTGCTCACCGGCTTGATAAACCCCCGGCAAGCTCAGCAGCAAGGTGCCCAGCACAATGCCGCCCGCATAGGTCAGGGCGATCAACTGCGCCGGGCTCAACTGACCACGCCGCCGTTTGGGCTGCTGAGAGCGGGCACGCAGCCAGTTGGGCCGCGTCAATGTGATCTTCCAAGACATTAATGGGGAGTCTAATACGGGCCCGGCTCAAAAGCTCTCCGGACGCTCCTGACCGTTTCTGAGGGTACCGGGGTAAGGGGCACCCACCTGACGCCCGCACGGCTCTCCCAAGCCGCTATACTGCTGAGTCATGCCGCGCCCAGCTTCCAGCCACTCCAAAACCCGCTCTGATTCCCGTTCGAGAGACGCCCGCCCGCCGAGGAAAAAGACCCGCCGCCCAACTGGCCCCACCGGCCCCGCCGCCGAGTACGAAATTGAGGCGCTGGACGGCTTGGAGGCAGTGGCGCGTGAAGAACTGGGCGCGGTGCCGGGAGCGCGGGATATCAGAGAAGGCCGCTTTTGGTTTCCCGGCGATCCGACCCGCCTGACCCGCCTCAAGGCCAGCGTGGCGGTCTACCGCGTCAAAACTTTTGATGTGCCGCGCCCCAAAGCGCTCCTCGGCCACCAGCAACTCGGTGATCTGGCGGCGTTTTTGCGCCCGGTGATCGAGTACGGGAAGCACCAGAGCTTCCGGCTCAGCGCGGCGGGCCGCGAGTCGAGCACCATGCGCCGCTTGGCCGAGGAACTCGAGATTTCGCTGGGCATTCCGCACCACCCTGAAGAGGGTGAGCTGCTGATTCGCCTGCGTCCCACTGAGAATCCCAACAAAATCCCCGAAGAAAAGCCGCCGGAACCCCGCTTTGCCGAGCCTGAACCTCAGCAAGACGGGCGGGGGAGGGGTGGTCGGGGACGCGATAGCCGGCCTCCTCACCGCTTCCAGCGGGCTGAGACTTGGCGCGAAGAAAAGAACGAGACATTTGATGAGGGTGACGAGGGCATGGAGCCAGAAGCCCCGCCTGAACCCCGTTTTGAAGAAGGTTGGGACGTGCTGGCCCGCCTGACCCCGCGTCCGCTGTCGGCCCGCGCTTGGCGGGTGTGCAACATGGCCGGCGGGCTGAACGCCACCATCGCCTACGCCGTGTTCAAGCTGGCGGGCGTACGCGAACAAGACCGGGTGTTTAACCCGATGAGCGGCAGCGGCACTCTGCTGATCGAGCGCGATTTGATGGGACCGAGTACGGCGCTGGTCGGCGTGGACATCAACGCGGATGCCGTGCGCTGTGCCCAGCAGAACATTGAGGCGGCAGGCCGAACCATTGAGGTCGCGCGGGTGGACGCGCTTGAGACGGGCCTGCCGCCCCGTAGTTTCGATCTGATCGTGGCCGATCTGCCGTGGGGCGACGCTATCACCGTGCGGGGCGGCAATGAAGCGCTGTATCTGGCCTTCCTCAAGGAGATGCACCGCCTCTGCTCGCGCCAGGGCCGGATGGTGGTGCTGACCCATGAACTCAAGCTGTTCGAGCGCCTCATGGCCGAGCAAGACCGCTGGCACGTCCACGAGCTGTTTCAGGTTTACAGCGGCGGGCATCATCCCAAGGCCTATTTGCTGAGCCGGAAGTAACCTACTTCACCTTCACCGACTTGCTCATCGGCTGCTTCTTGACCCAGGCCACGAACTTTTGCACGCCTTCATGCTCCTGCAAGGCCTCCAGTGTGCCGTAAAATCCGGCCAATTCTGAGTTGGAGAAGGTGGTGTGGACATAGTTGTGGCAGGCGGCGCAAAAGCCGACGCTGGGCAAATCCTGAATCTTGATGCCTTTGCGCCGTCCCTGCGAGATGGGCATCAGGTGGTGCTGGGTCAGCACGGGCGTTTCGCGCCCGCACAGAGCGCAGGTCAGCGCCTCGGCGGGGGCTTGTTCTTCGGGCCAGGTGGAAGGAGTGCGGCGAGCCATAGCTGTAGCCTACAGCAACACTGGTAGGCTTTCGTAGCGCTCCCAAAGTGGCATGTGCTGGCGCTTGAGGTCTGACGGACTGACCGCCAGTCGCAGTTCTGGAAAGCGCTCCAGCAGGTTTCTCAGGGCCACGCGGGTTTCTAGCCTTGCCAACGGCGCACCCAGACAGTAATGAATGCCTTGCCCAAAACCGAGATGCTTGTTGGGGGTGCGGTCAATTCTAAAGTCGTCGGGCTGCTCGAACACCGCCGGATCACGGTTGGCGGCTCCCAGGAGCGGCGCGACCATCGCACCTTTAGGAATGGCGATGCCCCGAATCATGATGGTTTCAGTGGCGTAAGCAGGTTTGGTTCCCTGAATGGGACTGGAAAAACGCAGGACTTCTTCAATGGCAGTGCTGAGACGCTCCGGCTCCACTTGTAGCCAGGCCAGTTGTGCGGGGTGGGTCAGCAAAGCGACCACGCTGTTGGCGATCAGGTTGTACGTCGTCTCATATCCGGCGGTAATCAGCAGCAACACCATGCTGAGCAGTTCATCTTCACTGAGGCGCTGCCCGTCTTCCTCGGCGTGAATCAGGCCAGTCAGAATGTCATCGTCTGACGCGGCCCGCTTACGAGCGATCAGGCCACGAATCAGCCGCAGCAGCTCCGGCATATCCCACAACAACGTTTTGATGAGTCCTGCACCGCTCAGACCGCTGCTCATCACCGTCAGCCCATTTTTGAATTGGCCCATCTCGGAAGCCGACACGCCCAGCATCTCCCCGATAATGGCGACCGGAATCGGCAGGGCATACGCCGGAATCAAATCCACTTGGCTTTTTCCGACCAACGCATCCAGAAGCTCGTGCGTCA contains:
- a CDS encoding TrkH family potassium uptake protein gives rise to the protein MSWKITLTRPNWLRARSQQPKRRRGQLSPAQLIALTYAGGIVLGTLLLSLPGVYQAGEHLSLVQRLFTATSAICVTGLVVADTAGTFSIFGQVILLLLIQVGGVGIITFGTLFAFLRGRRINFSERMQLAQQVQALDVGGVLTLIRAIFTYTLVAELIGTLLLWTRFGPEQGTWPGLYSAFFHSVSAYNSAGFVLGDFSRYAADPLISLTVTALIVLGGLGFLVQLNVLSNIHRPRQNRLLTYTKLTLTVTGLLLVLGTLLIALTEWHNPKTLEPLPLSGKLLASLFQSATPRSAGFSTLHIASMQPASILVIMILMLIGASPGSTGGGIKTTTLAVLVGSAWNMVRGRGELVVFGRRIEPDIVVRAGTVTTLYAGLLLSALFVLMATNGHISFELLLFEAISAAATVGLSLDVTHQINTAGLLLLTALMYLGRIGPLTFAVAFNLRGNTAIKYPAERDIPIG
- a CDS encoding methyltransferase domain-containing protein yields the protein MPRPASSHSKTRSDSRSRDARPPRKKTRRPTGPTGPAAEYEIEALDGLEAVAREELGAVPGARDIREGRFWFPGDPTRLTRLKASVAVYRVKTFDVPRPKALLGHQQLGDLAAFLRPVIEYGKHQSFRLSAAGRESSTMRRLAEELEISLGIPHHPEEGELLIRLRPTENPNKIPEEKPPEPRFAEPEPQQDGRGRGGRGRDSRPPHRFQRAETWREEKNETFDEGDEGMEPEAPPEPRFEEGWDVLARLTPRPLSARAWRVCNMAGGLNATIAYAVFKLAGVREQDRVFNPMSGSGTLLIERDLMGPSTALVGVDINADAVRCAQQNIEAAGRTIEVARVDALETGLPPRSFDLIVADLPWGDAITVRGGNEALYLAFLKEMHRLCSRQGRMVVLTHELKLFERLMAEQDRWHVHELFQVYSGGHHPKAYLLSRK
- a CDS encoding HNH endonuclease, producing MARRTPSTWPEEQAPAEALTCALCGRETPVLTQHHLMPISQGRRKGIKIQDLPSVGFCAACHNYVHTTFSNSELAGFYGTLEALQEHEGVQKFVAWVKKQPMSKSVKVK
- a CDS encoding cytochrome P450 family protein — its product is MTISAHPNLSRPLNVFSREFARNKYEYYRLLREHSPVHKGKLAVLDVYLLSRYDDCAALLKDPRLVRDRSRLSGKTGGSKFPLPLPRTVQLMGDNMLLSDGAEHRRLRGLVHQAFTPRALAKLESRLEALTHELLDALVGKSQVDLIPAYALPIPVAIIGEMLGVSASEMGQFKNGLTVMSSGLSGAGLIKTLLWDMPELLRLIRGLIARKRAASDDDILTGLIHAEEDGQRLSEDELLSMVLLLITAGYETTYNLIANSVVALLTHPAQLAWLQVEPERLSTAIEEVLRFSSPIQGTKPAYATETIMIRGIAIPKGAMVAPLLGAANRDPAVFEQPDDFRIDRTPNKHLGFGQGIHYCLGAPLARLETRVALRNLLERFPELRLAVSPSDLKRQHMPLWERYESLPVLL